A region of Bacteroidota bacterium DNA encodes the following proteins:
- a CDS encoding toxin yields the protein MSTEAQVTSFLKDFKEKMKFWDVVFRDERGKNAQALIDLELRPIERKNILEALESKDYSEGPLEEKLYGGADMWVFGKTVKAKEVYIKITMGIKGSSVICISFHLAQHNMNYPLK from the coding sequence ATGAGTACAGAAGCCCAAGTAACATCCTTTTTAAAAGACTTTAAAGAAAAAATGAAGTTTTGGGATGTGGTGTTTCGTGATGAAAGGGGCAAAAATGCACAAGCTTTGATAGATTTGGAGCTTCGCCCCATTGAACGCAAAAATATACTGGAAGCACTGGAAAGTAAAGATTACAGCGAAGGTCCGCTGGAAGAAAAGCTATACGGAGGTGCTGATATGTGGGTGTTTGGTAAAACTGTAAAGGCAAAGGAAGTATATATTAAAATTACAATGGGTATAAAGGGTAGCAGTGTAATTTGTATTTCCTTTCATTTAGCACAACATAACATGAATTATCCTTTAAAATAA
- a CDS encoding type II TA system antitoxin MqsA family protein, which produces MKSPITGKEMILTKEKRSMDFRKETFEIVFHYYQCEDSGEQFTTTALDEVNMNQVYNQYRDKFNIPFPDEISSIREKYGLSASKMSAILGFGVNSYRQYEAGEMPSVSNARLIQVIGDPTQFISMVKLCDGLDENTKAKYIHKAQAIIEAQQRNSFGFNLKEYLLGNHLADVYSGYRNPNFEKFTEMVVYFSEKVQPYKTKMNKLLFYADFLMFKQSCFSISGVRYNAIDMGPVPHNFQSIFEYLCNEDAIDIVNTPFPQGYTGEQFIARKDRPFNAALFSETELAVLEKVATVFKPIKTNIIIELSHLEEGWKQNEKNKSVISYEYAFELSQI; this is translated from the coding sequence ATGAAAAGCCCGATAACAGGAAAAGAAATGATTTTGACCAAAGAGAAGCGGTCAATGGATTTTAGAAAGGAAACATTTGAAATTGTTTTTCATTATTACCAATGTGAGGATAGCGGAGAGCAATTTACCACCACGGCATTGGATGAGGTAAACATGAACCAGGTATATAACCAGTACCGCGATAAATTCAATATTCCGTTTCCCGATGAAATTAGCAGCATTAGGGAAAAGTATGGTTTGTCCGCTTCAAAAATGTCGGCTATTTTGGGGTTTGGGGTAAACAGTTACCGCCAGTACGAAGCAGGTGAAATGCCCAGTGTTTCCAATGCAAGGTTAATACAGGTAATAGGTGACCCCACTCAATTTATAAGCATGGTAAAGCTGTGCGATGGATTGGATGAAAACACCAAAGCAAAGTATATTCACAAAGCACAGGCAATTATAGAAGCGCAACAACGAAATAGTTTTGGCTTTAATTTAAAAGAGTATTTACTTGGTAATCATTTGGCCGATGTTTACTCGGGTTACCGAAACCCCAACTTTGAAAAATTTACCGAAATGGTGGTGTATTTTTCGGAAAAAGTGCAGCCTTACAAAACCAAAATGAACAAGCTGTTATTTTATGCCGATTTTTTAATGTTTAAGCAAAGTTGTTTCTCTATAAGTGGAGTGCGATACAATGCCATAGATATGGGACCCGTGCCTCATAATTTCCAAAGCATATTTGAATATTTATGTAACGAGGATGCAATAGACATTGTAAATACGCCATTTCCACAAGGTTATACAGGCGAACAATTTATAGCACGGAAAGACAGACCCTTTAATGCCGCTTTGTTTTCAGAAACGGAGTTAGCCGTTTTAGAAAAAGTAGCAACCGTATTCAAACCCATAAAAACAAATATTATTATTGAACTCAGCCATTTGGAAGAAGGCTGGAAACAAAATGAAAAAAACAAAAGCGTAATCAGTTATGAATATGCCTTTGAGTTAAGCCAAATTTAG
- a CDS encoding HEAT repeat domain-containing protein gives MTRLLIFTIICSTFFTQLKADSWIDPSWKRMLDSSDMIALIQYTSNGDFRASAKITSIYKGQLKVGDEIWVSGFSNHYGPIDKMKVGDQYLVFLNLSELTEQRIEYWNNELLKKTELKDYIESLKNKRAFYVCTPTSGDLKVNNNKVQYDLIQTTFYSKQNFYSLQVFEFFLKAYNDSTMKNNLSKELLNKIKKGKESESSSQDLMMLSLLKYNQYDNAFDKYAKVKDPSTKYALAQLMGNMNSEKSKQILLVLIKDKHSLVQGEAVRQLSNGFPNEVGAVLLKQLKDANPYNSGPKNIMDPVMNHIDGGKSQIIKTLGNINYKPAIPELLTLLDTKDDNEFELIVQTLRKLGTRTYASYINKHLDNLDYEMVLQLCFIIRDDSLTECIPSLMNFVKKHNRTILPTQECTISKNFGLAHFKTDSVKEFLSSDFLDLMKMPNTNNESIDTKKKWVNEYILSFTELGIHKPKDVVYDYMFDYYGFNSYFKMNPKYFQRKYEIEDSLAKIVEYVLKPLEPNVKVTAVALIDSNFKQVNYSVKYKIDKPEGFDMWGKNKLDTLNQIIFSNTQINKQHLVWSAGNYTGTDGAINFERFGDSFMNDFLEYISVSADKTDVVFIENLIKYNYAKTTHEKEKLDKYLLKAKTNIGQ, from the coding sequence ATGACAAGACTGTTAATATTTACAATAATTTGTTCGACATTTTTTACTCAGTTAAAGGCTGATTCTTGGATTGACCCCTCTTGGAAAAGAATGTTGGATAGTTCTGATATGATTGCATTAATTCAATACACCTCAAACGGAGACTTTAGAGCAAGTGCTAAAATTACTAGTATTTACAAAGGGCAGCTTAAAGTAGGAGATGAAATTTGGGTTTCTGGTTTTAGCAATCATTATGGACCAATTGATAAAATGAAAGTAGGAGATCAATATTTAGTTTTTTTAAATCTCTCTGAACTTACTGAACAAAGAATTGAATATTGGAATAATGAATTGTTAAAAAAAACTGAACTTAAAGACTATATAGAATCATTAAAAAACAAAAGAGCATTTTATGTATGTACTCCAACTTCTGGTGACTTAAAAGTGAATAACAACAAAGTTCAATACGATTTAATTCAAACAACATTTTATAGTAAACAGAACTTTTATTCATTGCAAGTATTTGAATTTTTTTTGAAAGCTTACAACGACAGCACAATGAAAAATAATTTATCAAAAGAACTTTTGAATAAAATAAAGAAGGGGAAAGAAAGTGAATCTAGTTCACAAGACTTAATGATGCTATCTCTTTTAAAGTATAATCAGTATGATAATGCATTTGACAAATATGCAAAAGTTAAAGATCCTTCTACTAAGTATGCATTAGCGCAGTTGATGGGAAACATGAATAGCGAAAAATCAAAACAAATTTTATTAGTTTTAATTAAAGATAAACATAGCTTAGTTCAAGGTGAAGCCGTGCGGCAACTTTCAAACGGATTTCCAAATGAAGTGGGAGCTGTTTTATTAAAGCAGCTTAAAGATGCTAATCCATATAACTCCGGACCTAAAAATATTATGGATCCCGTAATGAATCATATTGACGGAGGCAAATCTCAAATTATAAAAACACTTGGCAACATAAATTATAAGCCAGCTATTCCTGAATTGCTCACATTACTTGATACCAAAGACGATAATGAATTTGAACTTATAGTACAAACATTGAGAAAACTAGGAACAAGGACTTATGCAAGCTATATCAATAAACATTTAGACAACTTAGATTATGAAATGGTACTTCAACTATGTTTCATTATTCGTGATGATAGTCTAACAGAATGTATTCCTTCATTAATGAACTTTGTAAAAAAACATAATAGGACTATACTGCCAACACAAGAATGTACAATATCAAAGAATTTCGGTTTAGCACATTTTAAAACAGATTCAGTAAAAGAATTTTTGTCTTCAGATTTTTTAGACTTAATGAAAATGCCCAATACAAATAACGAATCTATTGATACAAAAAAGAAATGGGTAAATGAGTACATTTTAAGTTTCACTGAGTTAGGAATTCATAAACCTAAAGATGTTGTATATGATTATATGTTTGATTATTACGGATTCAATTCATATTTTAAAATGAATCCAAAATATTTTCAACGGAAATATGAAATAGAAGATTCTTTAGCAAAAATTGTCGAGTACGTTTTGAAGCCTTTAGAACCTAATGTTAAAGTTACTGCTGTAGCATTAATAGATAGTAATTTTAAACAAGTAAATTACTCTGTTAAATATAAAATTGATAAACCAGAAGGGTTTGATATGTGGGGGAAAAACAAACTTGATACATTAAATCAAATAATATTCAGTAATACCCAAATTAACAAACAGCATTTAGTGTGGTCAGCAGGTAATTATACAGGTACGGATGGCGCCATAAATTTTGAAAGATTTGGAGATAGTTTTATGAATGATTTTCTTGAATATATTTCGGTTTCTGCTGACAAAACAGACGTGGTGTTTATTGAGAATTTAATAAAGTATAATTATGCTAAGACTACCCATGAAAAGGAAAAATTGGATAAATATTTATTAAAAGCCAAAACCAATATTGGACAATAA